One genomic segment of Pristiophorus japonicus isolate sPriJap1 chromosome 8, sPriJap1.hap1, whole genome shotgun sequence includes these proteins:
- the LOC139269169 gene encoding calcium-binding protein P-like, translating into MAANCANDMKTALHGPAAQSPQEIQPGGPGRAESPQEIQPGGPGRAESPQEIQPGGPGRAKSPQEIQPGGPGRAESPQEIQPGGPGRVESAQEIQPGGPGPAAQLPQEIQPGGPGRAESPQEIQPGGPGRAESPQEIQPGGPGRAESPQEIQPGGPGRVESAQEIQPGGPGRAAQSPQEIQPGGPGRAESPQEIQPGGPGRAESPQEIQPGGPGRAESPQEIQPGGPGRAESPQEIQPGGPGRVESAQEIQPGGPGRVESAQEIQPGGPGRAESPQEIQPGGPGRVESAQEIQPGGLGRAESPQEIQPGGPGPAAQSPQEIQPGGPGPAESPQEIQPGGPGPAAQSPQEIQPGGPGRVESLMCGVAGALR; encoded by the exons ATGGCTGCCAACTGTGCTAACGATATGAAAACGGCCTTGCATG gtccagccgcccagtcgccacaggagatccagccgggaggcccaggtcgagCTGAGTCGCCACAGGagatccagccgggaggcccaggtcgagCTGAGTCACCACAGGagatccagccgggaggcccaggtcgagCCAAGTCGCCACAGGagatccagccgggaggcccaggtcgagCTGAGTCACCACAGGagatccagccgggaggcccaggtcgcgtcgagtctgcacaggagatccagccgggaggcccaggtccagccgcccagttgccacaggagatccagccgggaggcccaggtcgagCTGAGTCGCCACAGGagatccagccgggaggcccaggtcgagCCGAGTCACCACAGGagatccagccgggaggcccaggtcgagCTGAGTCACCACAGGagatccagccgggaggcccaggtcgcgtcgagtctgcacaggagatccagccgggaggcccaggtcgagccgcccagtcgccacaggagatccagccgggaggcccaggtcgagCTGAGTCGCCACAGGagatccagccgggaggcccaggtcgagCCGAGTCGCCACAGGagatccagccgggaggcccaggtcgagCCGAGTCACCACAGGagatccagccgggaggcccaggtcgagCCGAGTCGCCACAGGagatccagccgggaggcccaggtcgcgtcgagtctgcacaggagatccagccgggaggcccaggtcgcgtcgagtctgcacaggagatccagccgggaggcccaggtcgagCCGAGTCGCCACAGGagatccagccgggaggcccaggtcgcgtCGAGTCTGCACAGGAGATCCAGCCGGGAGGCCTAGGTCGAGCCGAGTCACCACAGGAGATCCAGCCAGGAGGCccaggtccagccgcccagtcgccacaggagatccagccgggaggcccaggtccaGCCGAGTCTCCACAGGagatccagccgggaggcccaggtccagccgcccagtcgccacaggagatccagccgggaggcccaggtcgcgtCGAGTCGCTGATGTGTGGTGTGGCGGGAGCCCTGAGGTAG